The Paenibacillus macerans genome includes a window with the following:
- a CDS encoding mersacidin/lichenicidin family type 2 lantibiotic, translating to MTTQDLVKAWKNPNFRSADVVHPAGDALVEVGAEELARVHGGLVEPQATPTITIPITIISGLFCFPTTVH from the coding sequence ATGACAACGCAAGATTTGGTAAAGGCTTGGAAGAATCCTAACTTCCGCTCTGCGGATGTTGTTCATCCTGCTGGTGACGCTCTGGTAGAAGTAGGTGCGGAAGAATTAGCAAGAGTACACGGCGGTCTGGTTGAACCTCAAGCTACTCCGACAATTACTATTCCAATTACCATTATTTCAGGATTATTTTGCTTCCCTACAACGGTGCACTAA
- a CDS encoding response regulator transcription factor: MAKLSCREQEVAILVAQGLKDSEISKMLGISMRRTGEIVASIKHKWNIKTRAELAIVAHYFGLVCITNNLEVIPAEHIQKKDSFHRTDGTQ; this comes from the coding sequence TTGGCGAAATTATCTTGCAGGGAACAAGAAGTCGCAATTCTTGTGGCACAAGGACTTAAAGATAGCGAGATATCAAAGATGTTAGGTATAAGTATGCGACGTACCGGTGAAATTGTAGCTTCTATTAAACACAAATGGAATATTAAAACAAGAGCTGAACTTGCGATAGTCGCCCATTATTTTGGGCTGGTCTGCATAACGAATAATTTGGAGGTGATTCCAGCTGAACATATTCAAAAAAAAGATTCCTTTCATCGAACAGATGGAACACAGTGA
- a CDS encoding peptidase domain-containing ABC transporter — protein sequence MILGYYGYNTTLPEMRKKFGEAPSGVNMHQLQMMALEYKLECKGYKITTEQLDRMKPPLILFWDNNHFVVMEKFGKYKVSILDPAKGRYGINIKELGEKFSGFVLSLTPGDLFTPKKRKKEFFFILSVLKGWKLLFSIILVALFLQALGVFIPQLTQWFIDVVIGGQHQNLLFPFSAAIGLLFLYILGFHCLRGWLIAKLQSKIDTTMMTQYIGRLFMLPYNFFENRKGGELVFRANSNILIRNVLSNRVVSIIIDCLSFITFAALMLNKMVSMGIIVIIIGIFMLGFIFLSSYISQRLSRQEVSTQTELYGFLSENIQNITDLKLLGAERDAVAKWKSIFEKQLKATEKRNVWTSILSSNSVSIQLTLPLFVLWPGAYYVLEGNATLGSLMGFQALAASFIVPIVSLGQTYSDIVNVRTYIQRLQDVIESPPEYTGEKVPSISFQGHVEFCDVSFKYNKYGNEVLKNISLNVRPGERLAIVGTSGSGKSTLAKLLLGLYEPTEGFIKIDGTMLHLWNKQELRKRISSVVQESRLFNSTIADNIRMHHNDITLDMIVQATKQAAIHDDIMKLPLGYQTMVSENGFNFSGGQRQRLLLARALLHQPKILVLDEATSSLDSASEQLICDSLSHIQCTQIIIAHRLSTVRHADRIVVLDNGKIIEEGTHQELLHLKGQYYNLYTSQEEKQSFSPIS from the coding sequence ATGATATTGGGTTATTATGGGTACAATACAACTCTGCCGGAAATGCGAAAAAAATTTGGGGAAGCCCCCTCTGGAGTAAACATGCATCAACTTCAAATGATGGCTCTTGAATATAAATTGGAATGTAAAGGATACAAGATAACTACAGAGCAACTAGATCGTATGAAGCCCCCTCTCATTTTATTTTGGGACAATAATCATTTCGTTGTGATGGAGAAATTTGGGAAATATAAGGTGAGCATACTAGATCCGGCTAAGGGACGGTACGGAATTAATATAAAAGAATTGGGTGAAAAATTTTCAGGTTTTGTTCTTTCACTTACCCCCGGAGATCTTTTTACACCGAAAAAAAGGAAGAAAGAGTTTTTTTTTATTTTGTCCGTACTCAAAGGATGGAAACTGCTTTTTTCTATCATTCTTGTAGCCTTGTTCTTACAGGCCTTAGGAGTATTCATTCCTCAATTAACACAGTGGTTCATAGATGTCGTAATAGGAGGACAACATCAAAATTTATTATTTCCATTTAGTGCAGCTATCGGCCTATTATTTTTGTATATTTTAGGATTTCATTGTTTAAGGGGATGGCTTATTGCAAAGCTGCAGTCCAAAATAGATACAACGATGATGACACAATATATTGGACGACTTTTTATGCTCCCTTATAACTTTTTTGAAAATCGAAAGGGAGGCGAACTTGTTTTTCGAGCAAATTCTAATATCCTAATCCGAAATGTTCTTTCAAACCGTGTTGTTTCTATTATAATTGACTGCCTTTCTTTTATTACCTTTGCAGCATTAATGTTAAATAAAATGGTTAGTATGGGTATAATTGTTATTATTATAGGGATTTTCATGCTTGGATTCATTTTTTTAAGTTCATACATTTCGCAAAGATTATCCCGTCAGGAAGTTTCCACTCAAACTGAACTGTACGGATTTTTATCCGAAAATATTCAGAATATTACTGATTTGAAATTATTAGGGGCAGAAAGGGATGCCGTTGCAAAATGGAAGTCAATCTTTGAAAAGCAACTAAAAGCAACTGAAAAGCGAAACGTTTGGACATCGATATTAAGCTCCAATTCGGTTAGTATTCAATTGACGCTCCCCTTATTTGTACTATGGCCAGGGGCTTATTACGTACTTGAAGGTAATGCAACCCTAGGAAGTTTAATGGGTTTTCAAGCATTGGCTGCCTCTTTTATAGTTCCTATTGTTTCTTTGGGGCAAACCTATTCTGATATAGTGAATGTTCGAACCTATATTCAAAGATTACAAGATGTTATTGAAAGTCCACCTGAATATACAGGAGAAAAGGTACCTTCTATATCTTTTCAAGGTCACGTTGAATTTTGTGATGTTTCCTTTAAATACAATAAATATGGTAATGAAGTTCTAAAGAATATTTCTCTCAATGTACGTCCGGGTGAACGGTTAGCTATTGTTGGAACGTCGGGATCTGGAAAAAGCACACTCGCCAAATTGTTGCTTGGTCTATATGAACCAACCGAAGGTTTTATCAAAATCGATGGAACAATGTTACATCTATGGAATAAGCAAGAGCTTCGAAAACGAATTAGTTCCGTGGTACAAGAATCTCGTTTATTTAATTCAACTATCGCAGATAATATAAGAATGCATCATAACGATATTACGTTGGACATGATTGTTCAAGCTACGAAACAAGCAGCCATTCACGATGACATTATGAAGCTTCCACTAGGTTATCAAACAATGGTATCCGAAAACGGATTTAATTTTTCCGGAGGTCAAAGACAAAGGCTTCTCCTCGCTCGTGCATTGTTACATCAACCTAAAATCCTTGTACTGGATGAAGCAACCAGTTCATTGGATTCGGCTTCGGAACAGCTTATTTGTGACTCTTTAAGTCATATTCAATGCACTCAGATTATTATTGCTCATCGCTTAAGTACTGTTCGACATGCTGATCGTATCGTAGTTCTTGATAATGGGAAAATAATTGAGGAAGGAACCCATCAGGAATTATTACACTTAAAAGGGCAATATTACAATCTCTATACTTCACAGGAAGAAAAGCAATCATTCTCACCAATTTCTTAA
- a CDS encoding ABC transporter ATP-binding protein, producing the protein MQTNLALSLQLQQVSYAYEDKRILHGIDWTLQGGEITVLLGPNGAGKTTLLHLLAGMKPVQQGSILLGRQAVHWQDQQYKKRIGYMMEFPFQYPFLTVIEMMRLIGQLRRVSPDQLEERIRHWLKHFTLEPYSNYAIGALSQGTARRVALASALLHEPDILLLDEPTNGLDPDQVIIVRDTLQQYCARGALILLSTHIIGLAEKLANQAAILRNGRIVYAGKATGDLESLYVANKTSQ; encoded by the coding sequence ATGCAGACAAACTTAGCGCTGTCCTTGCAACTGCAGCAAGTCAGCTATGCTTACGAAGATAAACGCATCCTGCATGGCATCGATTGGACCCTACAGGGGGGAGAAATTACGGTACTGCTCGGTCCCAACGGCGCAGGTAAGACGACGCTGTTGCATTTGCTGGCAGGGATGAAGCCGGTCCAGCAAGGCAGCATTTTGCTGGGCCGGCAAGCGGTTCATTGGCAGGACCAACAATATAAAAAACGCATCGGCTATATGATGGAGTTTCCGTTTCAGTATCCATTTTTGACCGTAATCGAAATGATGCGGCTTATCGGCCAACTGCGCCGCGTCTCCCCTGATCAACTGGAGGAGCGAATACGGCACTGGCTCAAGCATTTTACATTGGAACCGTACAGCAACTACGCGATTGGCGCTTTGTCCCAAGGAACGGCAAGGCGGGTTGCACTGGCATCCGCATTGCTGCACGAACCGGATATCCTTCTTTTGGATGAGCCGACCAACGGACTTGACCCGGATCAAGTCATAATCGTGCGCGATACATTGCAGCAATACTGTGCCCGAGGTGCTCTCATCCTGTTATCCACTCATATTATCGGGCTAGCGGAAAAACTGGCGAATCAAGCCGCCATATTGCGAAATGGACGTATTGTATATGCCGGCAAAGCCACGGGGGATTTGGAGAGTCTCTACGTGGCAAATAAAACCTCACAATAG